Proteins encoded in a region of the Macrobrachium nipponense isolate FS-2020 chromosome 39, ASM1510439v2, whole genome shotgun sequence genome:
- the LOC135210127 gene encoding la-related protein Larp4B-like isoform X1 produces MSSSPPSSVTTTVPLNGYHTHVYPFMNGDVGKQYCGACPPSTPDTPTPMAVESPVEASASCSTTTTTTTSSSSSAFLETSSNGVAVSTETPSLSKPSVTETIEEMAASSPNSEQERIPEDGSISVSSGQQNGEMPVEGDSQQTSTTSLLPPTPSLSSPVPSCSSDAAQEGVSGQPVNLEEMNEERGKSGELTTPATTSENQGTQTTPAQTPTPTPVTPAATPVAQQQQASQPLTRDQIQQMVAQQVEYVFSRENLNNDPYLISQMDSDQYVPVFILANCSQFKNITNDHSIIVEALKESPCVQLDEENNRVRPNYKRCIVILREIPETTPVEEIEAVFKSDDCPKVVSCEFVHNSSWYVTFESDEDAQKAYWFLRGTVQTFKGKPILARIKTKPVSRLGCLSVLPSYGGKSGTEGKDGSGPPSTPGSAGLPSGPGTPQQNANFSAPTGQRFMYSPPTSVSANSYTHTYTMPANMPTAFFYPNMVQWTTPGGFYDINGFLQFNGLSPQAAFKPPTSNHNVRYNQNRRNNKRDGNRFDKGDNRHNNAGSQGGSSGNNQGGHMGGHYHPGQRPYHRPQSSQSPSLPSHRSNHPMPSSNGGPPPSPPPPLPPPSHPATPVSTVTASNNHPNHLSFAHCDLAIVSESDLYTSFSPPMGSAQVIRSDKKEVVTVCKNTTSSTSASSQSVNTSASSLNPPPSSTSLLNATVSTVATATSVTSAATTSAVAPTMTTNSTTQIPSPHQQGQGPPPPPPPTHHHVQQHQPSGQPHRSSYSNNNATSNDHYHHYHHHYPMPRDPQTARQLSRGARRRPRGRDDEAAASGSGRSMPQRGNNAQPPAADKSGNNSQESTPPPPPPPQFDLQATAFPPLPGADEQTPVAEEKRPAEPLPSPWGSDTQRFSDVMKGTAKPRPTSQSSEKDLPQESVVSAPPNTSSASSPCPTVTAAPTVVAAATQASQVSSSTATIPSPSQGTTVVVAVTSSANVASSSSAVTTQQSSASQPSSSTNKQSDTRQIPREQRGVREDRRVGASGGHRDRRDYARDHPREYSRDHRDMMRSGGNNIRDRDYHRAGREGNLRSGKENRPLPTRQWKEDKADAEGWITKGPREPRCHRDANRDRERPESRETRTPLVNGDSSPPPSPKTPKTDAKVNSEESNAEYKLSCSQSLNNNDGEHKTSWAKMALASKEHMERLAAELKEKEEQEKKLRFHTRPQTKQPQEKVLIPRERDGKPMRRDGPPRENRLSSERGGPVPFRPRDSARPKSPK; encoded by the exons TTTACCCCTTCATGAATGGGGATGTTGGCAAGCAGTATTGCGGGGCCTGCCCCCCCTCCACTCCCGATACTCCCACACCAATGGCAGTAGAGTCACCGGTGGAGGCTTCTGCCTCCTGTTCCACCACTACCACTACGACtacatcctcctcttcctctgccTTCTTGGAAACTTCCTCCAATGGTGTTGCTGTATCCACAGAAACACCTTCGCTGAGTAAGCCGTCTGTCACAGAGACTATAGAAGAAATGGCTGCATCCTCACCGAACAGTGAGCAAGAAAGGATTCCAGAGGATGGCAGTATTTCTGTTAGCAGTGGCCAACAGAATGGTGAAATGCCTGTGGAAGGGGACAGTCAACAGACAAGTACTACTTCGTTATTGCCTCCAACTCCTTCGCTGTCCTCTCCGGTTCCTTCTTGCAGTAGTGATGCAGCTCAAGAAGGCGTCTCTGGTCAGCCAGTAAATTtggaagaaatgaatgaagagaGGGGAAAGAGTGGAGAACTGACCACCCCTGCTACTACCAGTGAGAATCAGGGCACACAGACTACCCCAGCACAAACTCCAACTCCAACTCCAGTTACTCCAGCAGCCACTCCAGTGGCACAGCAACAGCAGGCCTCACAACCACTTACACGGGACCAGATACAGCAGATGGTAGCACAGCAGGTGGAATATGTTTTTTCCAG AGAGAACCTGAACAACGACCCTTACCTTATATCACAGATGGATAGTGATCAGTATGTACCAGTGTTTATATTGGCGAATTGCTCTCAATTCAAGAATATCACTAATGATCACAGCATTATTGTGGAGGCTTTGAAAG AATCACCTTGTGTACAGTTAGATGAGGAGAACAACAGAGTTCGACCTAATTACAAACGTTGTATTGTGATTCTCAGAGAAATTCCAGAAACAACACCTGTTGAAGAAATTGAG GCTGTATTTAAAAGTGATGATTGCCCTAAAGTAGTTTCATGCGAATTCGTCCACAATTCATCGTGGTATGTAACATTTGAGTCTGACGAAGATGCACAAAAAGCTTATTGGTTTCTAAGAGGAACTGTGCAAACATTCAAG GGTAAGCCCATTCTAGCAAGGATAAAGACAAAGCCAGTTTCAAGATTAGGTTGTTTATCAGTATTACCATCTTATGGAGGTAAAAGTGGGACTGAAGGCAAAGATGGATCAGGTCCTCCTTCTACACCAGGGTCAGCTGGTCTACCCTCAGGACCAGGAACTCCACAACAGAATGCCAATTTTTCTGCTCCCACTGGCCAGCGTTTCATGTATTCACCCCCGACTTCAGTTAGCGCAAACTCCTATACACACACCTATACGATGCCGGCAAATATGCCGACTGCCTTT TTCTACCCCAACATGGTGCAGTGGACAACACCAGGTGGTTTTTATGACATAAATGGATTCTTACAATTTAATGGACTTTCACCACAAGCTGCCTTTAAACCCCCGACTTCAAACCATAATGTTAGATATAATCAGAACCGAAG gaataatAAACGTGATGGTAATCGCTTTGACAAAGGTGATAATCGACATAATAATGCAGGCAGTCAAGGTGGTTCGAGTGGTAATAACCAAGGTGGTCATATGGGTGGCCATTATCACCCTGGCCAGAGACCCTATCACAGACCTCAATCTTCTCAGTCTCCTTCACTACCTTCTCATCGGTCGAATCACCCTATGCCTTCCAGTAATGGAGGTCCACCTCCCTCTCCACCACCACCTTTACCACCACCCTCCCATCCTGCAACACCAGTGTCAACTGTCACCGCCAGCAACAACCATCCTAACCATCTCAGCTTTGCTCATTGCGACCTCGCCATAGTTAGTGAATCAGATTTATATACATCATTTAGTCCACCAATGGGGTCGGCACAAGTGATACGCAGTGATAAGAAAGAGGTGGTGACAGTATGTAAGAACACTACTAGTAGTACTTCAGCATCATCTCAGTCTGTGAACACATCGGCGAGTTCTTTGAACCCTCCACCCTCAAGTACGTCTCTGCTCAATGCCACAGTGTCCACTGTGGCAACTGCAACTTCTGTCACTTCTGCTGCAACCACGTCTGCTGTTGCTCCTACAATGACTACCAACAGCACCACTCAGATTCCTTCTCCACACCAACAGGGTCAGggtcctcctccaccaccaccacccacccaTCACCATGTGCAGCAACACCAGCCATCTGGGCAACCACATCGCAGCagctatagtaataataatgcaacCAGTAATGACCATTATCACCACTATCACCATCATTATCCCATGCCGAGGGATCCTCAGACTGCTCGGCAgtt ATCCCGTGGGGCACGTCGACGGCCTCGTGGACGTGATGACGAAGCAGCAGCCAGTGGCAGTGGTCGCAGTATGCCTCAGCGAGGTAACAATGCTCAGCCACCAGCTGCAGACAAATCTGGTAACAATAGCCAGGAATCAACCCCGCCCCCACCTCCACCACCACAGTTTGACCTACAGGCTACAGCATTTCCACCACTTCCAG gtGCCGATGAGCAGACCCCCGTAGCGGAAGAGAAAAGACCTGCCGAACCACTTCCTTCTCCATGGGGAAGTGATACACAGCGCTTTTCTGATGTGATGAAAGGAACAGCGAAACCCAGACCAACCTCTCAGTCATCAGAAAAAGACCTCCCCCAGGAATCTGTGGTGTCTGCACCTCCAAACACATCATCAGCTTCATCCCCTTGCCCCACTGTAACTGCAGCACCCACAGTTGTAGCAGCAGCCACACAAGCTAGTCAAGTTTCCTCCTCCACGGCCACAATTCCTAGCCCATCTCAGGGTACAACAGTTGTAGTTGCAGTTACATCGTCAGCGAATGTAGCCTCTAGTAGTTCAGCAGTTACCACACAACAGAGTAGTGCTTCACAACCTAGTTCGAGTACTAACAAGCAAAGTGATACAAGACAAATACCTCGGGAGCAACGTGGGGTGCGTGAAGATCGCCGTGTTGGAGCCAGTGGTGGACACAGAGACAGAAGGGATTATGCCAGGGACCATCCAAGAGAATATTCGCGTGACCATCGAGACATGATGCGATCAGGAGGAAACAATATCCGTGACAGAGACTATCACCGTGCAGGAAGGGAAGGAAATTTGAGGAGTGGAAAGGAGAACAGACCTCTCCCAACACGCCAGTGGAAGGAAGACAAAGCAGATGCTGAGGGGTGGATCACCAAAGGTCCAAGGGAGCCACGCTGCCACAGAGATGCAaatcgagatagagagagaccagAGTCGAGGGAGACTCGAACACCTTTGGTGAATGGAGATTCTTCACCGCCACCTTCTCCCAA GACTCCCAAAACTGATGCGAAAGTGAATAGTGAAGAGAGCAATGCAGAATACAAGCTAAGTTGTTCGCAGTCATTAAACAATAATGATGGG GAGCACAAAACAAGTTGGGCAAAAATGGCGTTGGCATCCAAGGAACACATGGagagattggcagccgagctcaaagagaaagaagaacagGAAAAGAAATTGAGATTTCATACCAGACCTCAGACTAAACAACCTCAAG AGAAAGTTTTGATACCCCGTGAGCGAGACGGCAAGCCTATGAGGAGAGATGGACCGCCGAGGGAAAATCGTCTCTCAAGTGAACGAGGAGGCCCCGTGCCATTCAGACCCCGTGATTCTGCCAGACCGAAGTCACCAAAATGA
- the LOC135210127 gene encoding la-related protein Larp4B-like isoform X3, producing the protein MNGDVGKQYCGACPPSTPDTPTPMAVESPVEASASCSTTTTTTTSSSSSAFLETSSNGVAVSTETPSLSKPSVTETIEEMAASSPNSEQERIPEDGSISVSSGQQNGEMPVEGDSQQTSTTSLLPPTPSLSSPVPSCSSDAAQEGVSGQPVNLEEMNEERGKSGELTTPATTSENQGTQTTPAQTPTPTPVTPAATPVAQQQQASQPLTRDQIQQMVAQQVEYVFSRENLNNDPYLISQMDSDQYVPVFILANCSQFKNITNDHSIIVEALKESPCVQLDEENNRVRPNYKRCIVILREIPETTPVEEIEAVFKSDDCPKVVSCEFVHNSSWYVTFESDEDAQKAYWFLRGTVQTFKGKPILARIKTKPVSRLGCLSVLPSYGGKSGTEGKDGSGPPSTPGSAGLPSGPGTPQQNANFSAPTGQRFMYSPPTSVSANSYTHTYTMPANMPTAFFYPNMVQWTTPGGFYDINGFLQFNGLSPQAAFKPPTSNHNVRYNQNRRNNKRDGNRFDKGDNRHNNAGSQGGSSGNNQGGHMGGHYHPGQRPYHRPQSSQSPSLPSHRSNHPMPSSNGGPPPSPPPPLPPPSHPATPVSTVTASNNHPNHLSFAHCDLAIVSESDLYTSFSPPMGSAQVIRSDKKEVVTVCKNTTSSTSASSQSVNTSASSLNPPPSSTSLLNATVSTVATATSVTSAATTSAVAPTMTTNSTTQIPSPHQQGQGPPPPPPPTHHHVQQHQPSGQPHRSSYSNNNATSNDHYHHYHHHYPMPRDPQTARQLSRGARRRPRGRDDEAAASGSGRSMPQRGNNAQPPAADKSGNNSQESTPPPPPPPQFDLQATAFPPLPGADEQTPVAEEKRPAEPLPSPWGSDTQRFSDVMKGTAKPRPTSQSSEKDLPQESVVSAPPNTSSASSPCPTVTAAPTVVAAATQASQVSSSTATIPSPSQGTTVVVAVTSSANVASSSSAVTTQQSSASQPSSSTNKQSDTRQIPREQRGVREDRRVGASGGHRDRRDYARDHPREYSRDHRDMMRSGGNNIRDRDYHRAGREGNLRSGKENRPLPTRQWKEDKADAEGWITKGPREPRCHRDANRDRERPESRETRTPLVNGDSSPPPSPKTPKTDAKVNSEESNAEYKLSCSQSLNNNDGEHKTSWAKMALASKEHMERLAAELKEKEEQEKKLRFHTRPQTKQPQEKVLIPRERDGKPMRRDGPPRENRLSSERGGPVPFRPRDSARPKSPK; encoded by the exons ATGAATGGGGATGTTGGCAAGCAGTATTGCGGGGCCTGCCCCCCCTCCACTCCCGATACTCCCACACCAATGGCAGTAGAGTCACCGGTGGAGGCTTCTGCCTCCTGTTCCACCACTACCACTACGACtacatcctcctcttcctctgccTTCTTGGAAACTTCCTCCAATGGTGTTGCTGTATCCACAGAAACACCTTCGCTGAGTAAGCCGTCTGTCACAGAGACTATAGAAGAAATGGCTGCATCCTCACCGAACAGTGAGCAAGAAAGGATTCCAGAGGATGGCAGTATTTCTGTTAGCAGTGGCCAACAGAATGGTGAAATGCCTGTGGAAGGGGACAGTCAACAGACAAGTACTACTTCGTTATTGCCTCCAACTCCTTCGCTGTCCTCTCCGGTTCCTTCTTGCAGTAGTGATGCAGCTCAAGAAGGCGTCTCTGGTCAGCCAGTAAATTtggaagaaatgaatgaagagaGGGGAAAGAGTGGAGAACTGACCACCCCTGCTACTACCAGTGAGAATCAGGGCACACAGACTACCCCAGCACAAACTCCAACTCCAACTCCAGTTACTCCAGCAGCCACTCCAGTGGCACAGCAACAGCAGGCCTCACAACCACTTACACGGGACCAGATACAGCAGATGGTAGCACAGCAGGTGGAATATGTTTTTTCCAG AGAGAACCTGAACAACGACCCTTACCTTATATCACAGATGGATAGTGATCAGTATGTACCAGTGTTTATATTGGCGAATTGCTCTCAATTCAAGAATATCACTAATGATCACAGCATTATTGTGGAGGCTTTGAAAG AATCACCTTGTGTACAGTTAGATGAGGAGAACAACAGAGTTCGACCTAATTACAAACGTTGTATTGTGATTCTCAGAGAAATTCCAGAAACAACACCTGTTGAAGAAATTGAG GCTGTATTTAAAAGTGATGATTGCCCTAAAGTAGTTTCATGCGAATTCGTCCACAATTCATCGTGGTATGTAACATTTGAGTCTGACGAAGATGCACAAAAAGCTTATTGGTTTCTAAGAGGAACTGTGCAAACATTCAAG GGTAAGCCCATTCTAGCAAGGATAAAGACAAAGCCAGTTTCAAGATTAGGTTGTTTATCAGTATTACCATCTTATGGAGGTAAAAGTGGGACTGAAGGCAAAGATGGATCAGGTCCTCCTTCTACACCAGGGTCAGCTGGTCTACCCTCAGGACCAGGAACTCCACAACAGAATGCCAATTTTTCTGCTCCCACTGGCCAGCGTTTCATGTATTCACCCCCGACTTCAGTTAGCGCAAACTCCTATACACACACCTATACGATGCCGGCAAATATGCCGACTGCCTTT TTCTACCCCAACATGGTGCAGTGGACAACACCAGGTGGTTTTTATGACATAAATGGATTCTTACAATTTAATGGACTTTCACCACAAGCTGCCTTTAAACCCCCGACTTCAAACCATAATGTTAGATATAATCAGAACCGAAG gaataatAAACGTGATGGTAATCGCTTTGACAAAGGTGATAATCGACATAATAATGCAGGCAGTCAAGGTGGTTCGAGTGGTAATAACCAAGGTGGTCATATGGGTGGCCATTATCACCCTGGCCAGAGACCCTATCACAGACCTCAATCTTCTCAGTCTCCTTCACTACCTTCTCATCGGTCGAATCACCCTATGCCTTCCAGTAATGGAGGTCCACCTCCCTCTCCACCACCACCTTTACCACCACCCTCCCATCCTGCAACACCAGTGTCAACTGTCACCGCCAGCAACAACCATCCTAACCATCTCAGCTTTGCTCATTGCGACCTCGCCATAGTTAGTGAATCAGATTTATATACATCATTTAGTCCACCAATGGGGTCGGCACAAGTGATACGCAGTGATAAGAAAGAGGTGGTGACAGTATGTAAGAACACTACTAGTAGTACTTCAGCATCATCTCAGTCTGTGAACACATCGGCGAGTTCTTTGAACCCTCCACCCTCAAGTACGTCTCTGCTCAATGCCACAGTGTCCACTGTGGCAACTGCAACTTCTGTCACTTCTGCTGCAACCACGTCTGCTGTTGCTCCTACAATGACTACCAACAGCACCACTCAGATTCCTTCTCCACACCAACAGGGTCAGggtcctcctccaccaccaccacccacccaTCACCATGTGCAGCAACACCAGCCATCTGGGCAACCACATCGCAGCagctatagtaataataatgcaacCAGTAATGACCATTATCACCACTATCACCATCATTATCCCATGCCGAGGGATCCTCAGACTGCTCGGCAgtt ATCCCGTGGGGCACGTCGACGGCCTCGTGGACGTGATGACGAAGCAGCAGCCAGTGGCAGTGGTCGCAGTATGCCTCAGCGAGGTAACAATGCTCAGCCACCAGCTGCAGACAAATCTGGTAACAATAGCCAGGAATCAACCCCGCCCCCACCTCCACCACCACAGTTTGACCTACAGGCTACAGCATTTCCACCACTTCCAG gtGCCGATGAGCAGACCCCCGTAGCGGAAGAGAAAAGACCTGCCGAACCACTTCCTTCTCCATGGGGAAGTGATACACAGCGCTTTTCTGATGTGATGAAAGGAACAGCGAAACCCAGACCAACCTCTCAGTCATCAGAAAAAGACCTCCCCCAGGAATCTGTGGTGTCTGCACCTCCAAACACATCATCAGCTTCATCCCCTTGCCCCACTGTAACTGCAGCACCCACAGTTGTAGCAGCAGCCACACAAGCTAGTCAAGTTTCCTCCTCCACGGCCACAATTCCTAGCCCATCTCAGGGTACAACAGTTGTAGTTGCAGTTACATCGTCAGCGAATGTAGCCTCTAGTAGTTCAGCAGTTACCACACAACAGAGTAGTGCTTCACAACCTAGTTCGAGTACTAACAAGCAAAGTGATACAAGACAAATACCTCGGGAGCAACGTGGGGTGCGTGAAGATCGCCGTGTTGGAGCCAGTGGTGGACACAGAGACAGAAGGGATTATGCCAGGGACCATCCAAGAGAATATTCGCGTGACCATCGAGACATGATGCGATCAGGAGGAAACAATATCCGTGACAGAGACTATCACCGTGCAGGAAGGGAAGGAAATTTGAGGAGTGGAAAGGAGAACAGACCTCTCCCAACACGCCAGTGGAAGGAAGACAAAGCAGATGCTGAGGGGTGGATCACCAAAGGTCCAAGGGAGCCACGCTGCCACAGAGATGCAaatcgagatagagagagaccagAGTCGAGGGAGACTCGAACACCTTTGGTGAATGGAGATTCTTCACCGCCACCTTCTCCCAA GACTCCCAAAACTGATGCGAAAGTGAATAGTGAAGAGAGCAATGCAGAATACAAGCTAAGTTGTTCGCAGTCATTAAACAATAATGATGGG GAGCACAAAACAAGTTGGGCAAAAATGGCGTTGGCATCCAAGGAACACATGGagagattggcagccgagctcaaagagaaagaagaacagGAAAAGAAATTGAGATTTCATACCAGACCTCAGACTAAACAACCTCAAG AGAAAGTTTTGATACCCCGTGAGCGAGACGGCAAGCCTATGAGGAGAGATGGACCGCCGAGGGAAAATCGTCTCTCAAGTGAACGAGGAGGCCCCGTGCCATTCAGACCCCGTGATTCTGCCAGACCGAAGTCACCAAAATGA